One window from the genome of Halictus rubicundus isolate RS-2024b chromosome 7, iyHalRubi1_principal, whole genome shotgun sequence encodes:
- the LOC143355449 gene encoding uncharacterized protein LOC143355449, with protein MFAIQNVARRAPQLSRIVVNQHRTISSLPPREKVTLIEILAHGGILWLGIMAVPMYVGCNVLKYNAMKGD; from the exons ATGTTTGCGATCCAGAATGTAGCCAGGAGGGCTCCGCAATTGTCGAGGATCGTTGTAAATCAACACAGGACAATTTCTTCGCTGCCACCCAGAGAAAAAGTAACTCTTATC GAGATATTAGCTCATGGAGGGATATTGTGGTTAGGTATTATGGCAGTACCAATGTATGTTGGATGCAACGTATTGAAATACAATGCAATGAAGGGAGATTGA